The segment AGCCGTTGCCAAGAAGACGACGCTCAAGGTATGTTGGCGATCGTCGCGGTTGGGGTCAGAGTAAACATGAAACTGCTCAATCAGGGTAACCTGTAGTCCGGTTTCTTCCAGGGCCTCGCGACGGGCAGCCGTTTCCACAGACTCACCGTAGTCCACAAATCCCCCCGGAATTGCCCAGCCATAGGGAGGATATTTACGTTCAATCAGCACGATCGGGCGCTGGGGACGATCGATCAGCTCAATGATGATATCTACGGTTGGCACAGGGTTACGGCAACTCATGCTAGGACTCTGTTACGTGTGGCTGTCATCTTCTGCGCGTGTAGTCTGCTCTT is part of the Cyanobacteriota bacterium genome and harbors:
- a CDS encoding NUDIX hydrolase — encoded protein: MSCRNPVPTVDIIIELIDRPQRPIVLIERKYPPYGWAIPGGFVDYGESVETAARREALEETGLQVTLIEQFHVYSDPNRDDRQHTLSVVFLATAVGNPQADDDAKAVGVFEPWAMPTPLCFDHGQILQDYWHYRHYRLRPRLGNG